One Halomonas sp. M4R1S46 genomic window carries:
- a CDS encoding Y-family DNA polymerase has translation MIALVDSNDFYVSCERVFDPRLEGRPVGVLSNNDGCVVARSAELKALGVAMGAPMHLLPPAIRRRATLLSSNYALYGDMSRRVNRVLGEFSPDVELYSIDESFVGFTGLAPARLESQGRRLRETVGRDTGIPVCVGLAPTRVLAKAANRVAKTSPALGGVCRLDAEAAATRRVLEGLPVHALWGVARRSAERLALMDIHTAWQLREADPKRIRRAFSVVLERIVWELRGRPAILPDDLAEPRQRIMVSRSFGRLTGDWRDLQEAVRQHGARAAEKLRHQGSLARAVLVFLRSDPHRLGDRQYHNSVVVPLAGPSDDSRALLEAAGRGLAAIFLADVRYQKCGVMLMDLVDAECHQLSLLAFRDEAARGRDRRLMTAVDRLNREMGRDTVRFGLPRQDTAWALRCERRTPRYTTRWNELMRVKVR, from the coding sequence GTGATCGCCCTGGTCGACAGCAACGACTTCTACGTCAGCTGCGAGCGGGTCTTCGACCCGCGCCTGGAAGGACGGCCGGTGGGCGTGCTCTCCAACAACGACGGCTGCGTGGTGGCCCGCTCGGCGGAGCTCAAGGCGCTGGGCGTGGCCATGGGCGCGCCGATGCACCTGCTGCCGCCGGCGATCCGTCGCCGGGCCACGCTGCTCTCCAGCAACTATGCCCTCTATGGCGACATGAGCCGGCGGGTCAACCGGGTGCTCGGCGAATTCTCCCCGGACGTGGAGCTGTACTCCATCGACGAGAGCTTCGTCGGCTTCACGGGTCTCGCGCCTGCGCGGCTCGAGTCCCAGGGGCGGCGGCTGCGCGAGACCGTGGGACGGGACACGGGGATCCCGGTCTGCGTGGGGCTGGCGCCGACCCGGGTGCTGGCCAAGGCGGCCAACCGCGTCGCCAAGACGTCGCCCGCGCTGGGCGGGGTCTGCCGTCTCGACGCCGAGGCCGCGGCGACCCGCCGGGTGCTGGAGGGGCTGCCGGTGCATGCGCTGTGGGGCGTGGCCCGGCGCAGCGCCGAGCGCCTGGCGCTGATGGACATCCATACCGCCTGGCAGCTCCGCGAGGCCGATCCCAAGCGCATTCGTCGCGCCTTCTCGGTGGTGCTCGAACGCATCGTCTGGGAGCTGCGTGGCCGGCCGGCCATCCTGCCGGACGACTTGGCCGAGCCACGCCAGCGGATCATGGTCTCACGCTCCTTCGGCCGCCTGACCGGCGACTGGCGGGATCTCCAGGAGGCGGTGCGCCAGCACGGCGCCCGGGCCGCCGAGAAGCTGCGCCATCAGGGCAGCCTGGCCCGGGCCGTGCTGGTGTTCCTGCGCAGTGACCCGCACCGGCTCGGTGACCGCCAGTACCACAACAGCGTGGTGGTGCCGCTGGCCGGGCCCAGCGACGACAGCCGCGCGCTGCTCGAGGCCGCCGGCCGGGGGCTGGCGGCGATCTTCCTCGCGGACGTGCGTTACCAGAAGTGCGGCGTGATGCTGATGGACCTGGTGGACGCCGAGTGCCACCAGCTCTCCCTGCTGGCGTTCCGGGACGAGGCCGCCCGGGGGCGCGATCGGCGCCTGATGACGGCGGTGGATCGGCTCAACCGCGAGATGGGCCGCGATACCGTGCGCTTCGGGCTGCCGCGCCAGGACACCGCCTGGGCGCTGCGCTGCGAGCGGCGCACTCCGCGCTATACCACCCGCTGGAACGAGCTGATGCGGGTCAAGGTGCGCTGA
- a CDS encoding glycine cleavage T C-terminal barrel domain-containing protein: MSKQANVNFQQSIDQGDRLVPVNLRQSGDPGIQMLISNRVRKSPYWHLSVEAGCWKATVYNRMYHPRAYVRPEDGGAMEEYRALVNDVTLWNVAVERPIRVKGPGAEAFCNYVCTRDVTRVPTMMGRYVVLCDEQGHVLNDPVMLRVADDEFWFTISDSDLAYWFKGINHGLRYDVTIDEIDVSPLQVQGPKSEDLIADLVGEGVREVPYYGLMAATIEGVDVLISQTGFSGEKGYEVYAYDSTLHAETIWNAILDKGEKYALKVIAPAHHRRIAAGILSYGQDLDHEINPFQCYLGHMVPKAKEADYIGRDALERTRELVNQGKPPFTHQLVGLKLGGRPIEDYAPDFWLVGHDADGDPCGWITSPWYSPELGTNIAMAYVPVAAAAIGTVLVAWLPDEFLDIPGQPVDAVVCEMPFRASVNPSSRERAKAAGRDHAF, encoded by the coding sequence ATGTCCAAGCAAGCCAACGTGAACTTCCAGCAGTCCATCGATCAGGGCGACCGCCTGGTACCGGTCAACCTGCGCCAGAGCGGCGACCCCGGCATCCAGATGCTGATCTCCAACCGCGTGCGCAAGTCCCCCTACTGGCACCTCTCGGTCGAGGCCGGCTGCTGGAAGGCCACCGTCTACAACCGCATGTACCACCCGCGCGCCTATGTGCGACCCGAGGACGGCGGCGCCATGGAGGAATACCGCGCCCTGGTCAACGACGTGACCCTGTGGAACGTCGCCGTCGAGCGGCCGATCCGCGTCAAGGGTCCCGGCGCCGAGGCCTTCTGCAACTACGTCTGCACCCGCGACGTGACCCGGGTGCCGACGATGATGGGCCGCTATGTGGTGCTCTGCGACGAGCAGGGCCATGTGCTCAACGACCCGGTGATGCTGCGCGTCGCGGATGACGAGTTCTGGTTCACCATCAGCGACTCGGACCTGGCCTACTGGTTCAAGGGCATCAACCACGGCCTGCGCTACGACGTCACCATCGACGAGATCGATGTCTCGCCGCTGCAGGTCCAGGGCCCCAAGTCCGAGGACCTGATCGCCGACCTGGTCGGCGAAGGGGTGCGCGAGGTGCCCTACTACGGCCTGATGGCGGCCACCATCGAAGGGGTCGACGTGCTCATCTCCCAGACCGGCTTCTCCGGCGAGAAGGGCTACGAGGTCTACGCCTACGACTCCACGCTGCACGCCGAGACCATCTGGAACGCCATCCTCGACAAGGGGGAGAAGTACGCCCTCAAGGTGATCGCCCCGGCCCACCACCGCCGCATCGCCGCCGGCATCCTCTCCTACGGCCAGGATCTGGACCACGAGATCAACCCCTTCCAGTGCTACCTCGGCCATATGGTGCCCAAGGCCAAGGAGGCCGACTACATCGGCCGCGACGCCCTGGAGCGGACCCGCGAGCTGGTCAACCAGGGCAAGCCGCCCTTCACCCACCAGCTGGTGGGGCTCAAGCTCGGCGGCCGACCCATCGAGGACTATGCCCCGGACTTCTGGCTGGTCGGCCACGACGCCGATGGCGACCCCTGCGGCTGGATCACCTCGCCCTGGTACTCGCCGGAGCTCGGTACCAACATCGCCATGGCCTATGTGCCGGTGGCCGCGGCGGCGATCGGCACCGTACTGGTGGCCTGGCTGCCCGATGAGTTCCTCGACATCCCCGGGCAACCGGTCGATGCCGTGGTCTGCGAGATGCCCTTCCGCGCCTCGGTGAACCCCAGCTCCCGGGAGCGGGCCAAGGCCGCGGGACGCGACCACGCCTTCTGA
- a CDS encoding acyl-CoA thioesterase translates to MPDALNALVDLLGLEPLEENLFRGRSQDLGLPQLFGGQVLGQALSAATHTVDASRRVHSLHGYFLRPGDASRPVVYQVDAVRDGASFTTRRVTAIQKGRPIFFCSASFHGEETSLAHQPRMPEVTPPEHVDPEAGRVTRFPGHPIEFLPLDDAAEAGQPARKRLWFRLAGKLPDDPALHRYLLAYSSDFNLLTTALVPHGIRFGDPSLQIASLDHALWFHHDVKVNDWLLYDMDSPWAGGARALSRGSIYDRHGRLVASSAQEGLTRLRG, encoded by the coding sequence ATGCCCGACGCCCTGAACGCCCTGGTGGACCTGCTCGGTCTCGAACCCCTGGAGGAGAACCTGTTCCGTGGTCGCAGCCAGGACCTCGGCCTGCCCCAGCTGTTCGGCGGCCAGGTGCTGGGCCAGGCCCTCTCCGCCGCGACCCACACCGTGGACGCCTCGCGGCGGGTGCACTCCCTGCACGGCTACTTCCTGCGTCCCGGCGACGCCAGCCGCCCGGTGGTCTACCAGGTCGATGCCGTGCGCGACGGCGCCAGCTTCACCACCCGTCGGGTCACCGCCATCCAGAAGGGCCGACCGATCTTCTTCTGCAGCGCCTCCTTCCACGGCGAGGAGACGAGCCTCGCCCACCAGCCGCGGATGCCCGAGGTGACACCCCCCGAGCACGTGGACCCGGAGGCCGGCCGGGTGACCCGCTTCCCGGGCCACCCCATCGAGTTCCTGCCCCTGGACGACGCGGCCGAGGCCGGCCAGCCGGCGCGCAAGCGGCTGTGGTTCCGGCTGGCCGGCAAGCTGCCCGACGATCCGGCGCTGCACCGCTACCTGCTCGCCTACAGCTCCGACTTCAACCTGCTGACCACCGCCCTGGTGCCCCACGGCATCCGCTTCGGCGACCCCTCGCTGCAGATCGCCAGCCTCGATCACGCCCTTTGGTTCCACCACGACGTCAAGGTCAACGACTGGCTGCTCTACGACATGGACAGCCCCTGGGCCGGCGGCGCCCGGGCCCTCAGCCGGGGCAGCATCTACGACCGGCACGGCCGGCTCGTCGCCTCCAGCGCCCAGGAGGGCCTGACCCGGCTACGCGGCTGA
- the tadA gene encoding tRNA adenosine(34) deaminase TadA, which produces MRSDEYYMHRALEQARLAEEAGEVPVGAVVVDADGSIVGAGYNAPVSGHDPSAHAEVCALRDAGARLGNYRLDGCTLFVTLEPCLMCTGAIIHARLARVVYGAAEPRSGMVESKANLFAQPWYNHRVEVVGGVLAGRVARQLKGFFAARRDGGAAGAGDG; this is translated from the coding sequence ATGCGCAGCGACGAGTACTACATGCACCGGGCCCTGGAGCAGGCACGCCTGGCCGAGGAGGCCGGGGAGGTGCCGGTGGGGGCGGTGGTGGTGGACGCCGACGGGAGCATCGTGGGCGCGGGGTACAACGCCCCGGTGTCCGGCCATGACCCCAGCGCCCATGCCGAGGTCTGCGCGCTGCGCGATGCCGGGGCCCGTCTCGGCAACTACCGCCTCGACGGCTGCACGCTCTTCGTGACCCTGGAACCCTGCCTGATGTGCACCGGGGCGATCATCCACGCCCGCCTGGCCCGGGTCGTCTACGGGGCCGCCGAGCCCCGCAGCGGCATGGTCGAGTCGAAGGCCAATCTCTTCGCCCAGCCCTGGTACAACCATCGGGTCGAGGTGGTCGGCGGGGTGCTGGCCGGCCGGGTGGCCCGTCAGCTCAAGGGCTTCTTCGCCGCGCGACGTGACGGCGGGGCCGCCGGCGCGGGGGACGGCTGA
- the mltF gene encoding membrane-bound lytic murein transglycosylase MltF yields the protein MPAPLFAHLRRHRRGYLTLCALLLLGLVSDPPDRSPGPHLEAVRERDFLSIQTRNTPTTYYEGREGPTGFEYELMRRFADHLGVSLTLDADHNIAGVLEAVREEGDLGAAALPLDPTQPGLLFSRPIMPLQPLLVYRRGLPPPQGIDDLAGLEIGTLSDTGTDRVMRELQAEYPQLSWKESDDMEVAALLGQVANGRLDAAVVFEHQFRLNRLFFPEVEDGFRLGKPLSLAWAFPAGQGLGLVREANRFLDQLQGSGLLERLETRYFGRDNYLEYVGARTFIGHVHARLPDYTELFREAARGSGFDWKLLAAVGYQESHWRPRATSPTGVRGLMMLTNATAAEMDVDDRLDPAQSIDGGARYLRELKDRLPESITGEDRLFMALAAYNVGLGHLYDARRLAERRGGDPDAWADVRDALPLLQEREWFSKTRHGYARGGEPVIYVRNIRRYYEILAYVDRSQQQFHQLNARLPEAAESGLFDLVPPSS from the coding sequence ATGCCCGCACCCCTGTTCGCCCACCTCCGCCGCCACCGGCGAGGCTACCTGACCCTGTGCGCCCTGCTGCTGCTCGGCCTGGTTTCCGACCCGCCGGACCGCTCGCCGGGGCCGCACCTGGAGGCCGTGCGCGAGCGGGACTTCCTCAGCATCCAGACCCGCAACACCCCCACCACCTACTACGAGGGGCGCGAGGGCCCCACCGGCTTCGAGTACGAGCTGATGCGCCGCTTCGCCGACCACCTGGGCGTCAGCCTGACCCTCGACGCCGACCACAACATCGCCGGCGTCCTGGAGGCGGTCCGCGAGGAGGGGGATCTGGGTGCCGCCGCCCTGCCCCTGGACCCGACCCAACCGGGTCTGCTGTTCAGCCGGCCGATCATGCCGCTGCAGCCGCTGCTGGTCTATCGCCGCGGGCTGCCGCCGCCGCAGGGCATCGACGACCTGGCGGGACTGGAGATCGGCACCCTCAGCGACACCGGGACCGACCGGGTGATGCGTGAGCTGCAGGCCGAATACCCGCAGCTGAGCTGGAAGGAGTCCGACGACATGGAAGTGGCGGCACTGCTGGGCCAGGTGGCCAACGGCCGCCTGGACGCCGCCGTGGTCTTCGAGCACCAGTTCCGCCTCAACCGCCTGTTCTTTCCCGAGGTGGAGGACGGCTTCCGGCTCGGCAAGCCGCTCTCCCTGGCCTGGGCCTTTCCCGCCGGGCAGGGGCTCGGGCTGGTCCGCGAGGCCAACCGCTTCCTCGACCAGCTCCAGGGCAGCGGCCTGCTCGAGCGCCTCGAGACCCGCTACTTCGGCCGCGACAACTACCTGGAGTACGTCGGCGCCCGCACCTTCATCGGCCATGTCCACGCCCGCCTGCCGGACTACACCGAGCTGTTCCGCGAGGCGGCGCGGGGCTCCGGCTTCGACTGGAAGCTGCTCGCCGCGGTGGGCTACCAGGAATCCCACTGGCGCCCCCGCGCCACCTCACCGACCGGCGTGCGCGGCCTGATGATGCTGACCAACGCCACCGCCGCGGAGATGGACGTCGACGACCGGCTCGACCCGGCCCAGAGCATCGACGGCGGGGCGCGCTACCTTCGCGAACTGAAGGACCGCCTGCCCGAGTCGATCACCGGCGAGGACCGGCTGTTCATGGCGCTGGCCGCCTACAACGTCGGCCTCGGCCACCTCTACGATGCCCGCCGCCTCGCCGAGCGGCGCGGCGGCGATCCCGACGCCTGGGCGGACGTGCGCGACGCCCTGCCGCTGCTTCAGGAGCGCGAATGGTTCAGCAAGACGCGCCACGGCTATGCGCGGGGCGGCGAACCGGTCATCTATGTCCGCAACATCCGCCGCTATTACGAGATCCTCGCCTACGTGGACCGCAGCCAGCAGCAGTTCCACCAGCTCAATGCCCGGCTCCCCGAAGCGGCCGAGAGCGGCCTCTTCGATCTGGTGCCCCCGAGCAGTTGA
- the purL gene encoding phosphoribosylformylglycinamidine synthase, with protein sequence MLELRGAPALSAFRHAKLLAALRAAVPEVEALTADYLHFVDHEGDLAGEDRRLLERLLDYGPSRDEDAAAGEGRLFLVVPRIGTQSPWSSKATDIAHNCGLTRIQRLERGIAYRVSFAGTLSEEAFETVTALLHDRMTETVLFDASDAARLFAHHEPAPLGQVDILAGGRAALATANVELGLALAEDEIDYLCEAFQGLERNPSDVELMMFAQANSEHCRHKIFNADWVVDGEAQPRSLFKMIKNTYEASPDDILSAYSDNAAVIRGSQAGRFFAAPLTGAAAERAVYAAHQEPVNILMKVETHNHPTAIAPHPGAATGAGGEIRDEGATGIGGKPKAGLTGFTVSNLRIPEFVQPWEAFDYGKPERIVSALDIMLEGPIGGAAFNNEFGRPNLAGYFRSYEQEALGGEGIERRGYHKPIMLAGGYGNIREEHVEKGEIPVGGKLIVMGGPAMLIGLGGGAASSMASGTSSADLDFASVQRDNPEIERRVQEVIDRCWALGGDNPIRFIHDVGAGGLSNALPELVKDGGRGGRFELREVPNAEPGMSPLEIWCNEAQERYVLAVAPEDLATFDAFCRRERCPYAVVGEAIEAHHLEVRDGHFSTKPVDLPMSVLFGKPPKMQREFTRERREMPGVMLDNLDLREAMDRVLRLPTVASKNFLITIGDRSITGQVARDQMVGPWQVPVADVAVTTATFDTHAGEAMAMGERPPVALIDPAASARLAVAETITNLAAAPIARLGDIKLSANWMSAASHPGENQALYDAVHAVGMELCPALGIAVPVGKDSMSMRTAWEEENDRGEREEKSVTAPLSLVTTGFAPVTDAMRTLTPQINLEQDESDLILIDLGGGRNRLGGSALAQVYGQVGDACPDLDDPEDLKAFFSVIQGLNADGKLLAYHDRSDGGLLVTLLEMAFAAHAGLEVKLDWLIDEPIEAFNALFAEELGAVIQVSRQYTEEVLAQFAAAGLETCGVIARPRYDDQVRVTLFEEPLLETTRLLAQRTWTETSYRMQALRDNADCAKSEFDGLLDGRDPGLSAVPTFDVDEDIAAPFINTAKPAVAVLREQGVNGHLEMAWAFDHAGFEAVDVHMSDILEGRVSLEDFQGLVACGGFSYGDVLGAGGGWAKSVLFNARAREQFAGFFTRDDSFSLGVCNGCQMLAQLKELIPGAEDWPRFVRNESEQFEARVAMVRVEESPSILLAGMEGSRLPIAVAHGEGRAEFRDSAHLRGMQGSSQVALRYVDNYGQVTTRYPANPNGSPSGITGLTTPDGRVTIMMPHPERVVRAVTNSWRPADWTRDGAWMRLFRNARRWLG encoded by the coding sequence ATGCTCGAACTGCGTGGTGCGCCCGCCTTATCCGCTTTCCGTCATGCCAAGCTGCTGGCCGCCCTGCGTGCCGCCGTTCCCGAGGTCGAGGCACTCACCGCCGACTATCTGCACTTCGTCGATCATGAGGGCGACCTGGCCGGCGAGGACCGGCGCCTGCTCGAGCGGCTGCTGGACTATGGCCCGAGCCGGGACGAGGACGCCGCTGCCGGCGAGGGCCGGCTGTTCCTGGTGGTACCGCGCATCGGCACCCAGTCGCCCTGGTCCTCCAAGGCCACCGATATCGCGCACAACTGCGGCCTGACACGGATCCAGCGCCTGGAGCGGGGCATCGCCTACCGGGTGAGCTTCGCCGGCACCCTCTCCGAGGAGGCCTTCGAGACCGTCACCGCGCTGCTCCACGACCGCATGACCGAGACGGTGCTGTTCGACGCCTCGGATGCCGCCCGGCTGTTCGCCCATCATGAGCCGGCGCCGCTCGGCCAGGTGGATATCCTCGCCGGCGGTCGCGCCGCCCTGGCGACCGCCAACGTCGAGCTGGGCCTGGCGCTTGCCGAGGATGAGATCGACTACCTGTGCGAGGCCTTCCAGGGGCTCGAGCGCAATCCCTCGGATGTCGAGCTGATGATGTTCGCCCAGGCCAACTCCGAGCACTGCCGCCACAAGATCTTCAACGCCGACTGGGTGGTGGACGGCGAGGCCCAGCCGCGCTCGCTGTTCAAGATGATCAAGAACACCTATGAGGCCTCGCCGGACGACATCCTCTCCGCCTACAGCGACAACGCTGCGGTGATCCGCGGCAGCCAGGCCGGGCGCTTCTTCGCCGCGCCGCTGACCGGTGCCGCCGCCGAGCGTGCCGTCTACGCCGCCCATCAGGAGCCGGTGAACATCCTGATGAAGGTGGAGACCCACAACCACCCCACGGCCATCGCCCCGCATCCGGGGGCGGCCACCGGGGCCGGCGGCGAGATCCGCGACGAGGGCGCCACCGGCATCGGCGGCAAGCCCAAGGCGGGCCTGACCGGCTTCACCGTCTCCAACCTGCGCATCCCCGAATTCGTCCAGCCCTGGGAAGCCTTCGACTACGGCAAGCCCGAGCGCATCGTCAGCGCCCTGGACATCATGCTGGAGGGGCCCATCGGCGGCGCCGCCTTCAACAACGAGTTCGGTCGTCCCAACCTGGCCGGTTACTTCCGCAGCTACGAGCAGGAGGCCCTGGGCGGTGAGGGCATCGAGCGTCGCGGCTACCACAAGCCGATCATGCTGGCCGGCGGCTACGGCAACATCCGCGAGGAGCACGTCGAGAAGGGCGAGATTCCCGTCGGCGGCAAGCTGATCGTGATGGGCGGCCCGGCCATGCTGATCGGCCTGGGCGGCGGGGCGGCCTCCTCCATGGCCTCCGGCACGTCCAGCGCCGACCTCGACTTCGCCTCGGTGCAGCGCGACAACCCCGAGATCGAGCGCCGTGTCCAGGAGGTCATCGACCGCTGCTGGGCACTGGGCGGCGACAACCCGATCCGCTTCATCCACGACGTGGGTGCCGGCGGCCTCTCCAACGCCCTGCCGGAGCTGGTCAAGGACGGCGGGCGGGGCGGTCGCTTCGAGCTGCGCGAGGTGCCCAACGCCGAGCCGGGCATGAGCCCGCTGGAGATCTGGTGCAACGAGGCCCAGGAGCGCTACGTGCTGGCCGTGGCCCCGGAGGACCTGGCGACGTTCGATGCCTTCTGCCGGCGCGAGCGCTGCCCCTACGCGGTGGTCGGCGAGGCCATCGAGGCTCACCATCTGGAGGTCCGCGACGGCCACTTCTCGACCAAGCCGGTGGACCTGCCGATGAGCGTGCTGTTCGGCAAGCCGCCGAAGATGCAGCGCGAGTTCACCCGCGAGCGCCGCGAGATGCCCGGCGTGATGCTCGACAACCTGGACCTGCGCGAGGCCATGGACCGGGTGCTGCGCCTGCCCACCGTGGCCTCCAAGAACTTCCTGATCACCATCGGCGACCGCTCCATCACCGGCCAGGTGGCTCGCGACCAGATGGTCGGCCCCTGGCAGGTGCCGGTGGCCGACGTGGCCGTGACCACGGCGACCTTCGATACTCATGCCGGCGAGGCCATGGCCATGGGCGAGCGCCCGCCGGTGGCGCTGATCGATCCGGCGGCCAGCGCCAGGCTGGCGGTGGCCGAGACCATCACCAACCTGGCCGCCGCGCCGATCGCCAGGCTCGGCGACATCAAGCTCTCCGCCAACTGGATGAGCGCGGCCAGCCATCCCGGCGAGAACCAGGCGCTGTATGACGCCGTGCATGCCGTGGGCATGGAGCTGTGCCCGGCACTGGGCATCGCGGTGCCGGTGGGGAAGGACTCCATGTCCATGCGCACCGCCTGGGAGGAAGAGAACGACAGGGGGGAGCGCGAGGAGAAGAGCGTCACCGCGCCGCTATCGCTGGTGACCACCGGCTTCGCCCCGGTCACCGATGCCATGCGCACCCTGACCCCGCAGATCAACCTGGAGCAGGACGAGTCCGACCTGATCCTGATCGACCTGGGCGGCGGCCGCAATCGCCTCGGCGGCTCGGCGCTGGCCCAGGTGTATGGCCAGGTGGGCGACGCCTGCCCGGACCTGGATGACCCGGAGGACCTCAAGGCCTTCTTCTCGGTGATCCAGGGCCTCAATGCCGACGGCAAGCTGCTGGCCTACCACGACCGCAGCGACGGCGGTCTGCTGGTCACCCTGCTGGAGATGGCCTTCGCCGCCCATGCCGGCCTCGAGGTCAAGCTCGACTGGCTGATCGACGAGCCCATCGAGGCCTTCAACGCCCTGTTCGCCGAGGAATTGGGGGCGGTCATCCAGGTCTCGCGGCAGTACACCGAGGAGGTGCTGGCGCAGTTCGCCGCGGCGGGCCTCGAGACCTGCGGCGTGATCGCCCGGCCGCGCTACGACGACCAGGTGCGGGTGACCCTGTTCGAGGAGCCGCTGCTCGAGACCACCCGCCTGCTGGCCCAGCGCACCTGGACGGAGACCAGCTACCGCATGCAGGCGCTGCGCGACAACGCCGACTGCGCCAAGAGCGAGTTCGACGGCCTGCTCGACGGCCGCGACCCCGGCCTCTCGGCGGTACCGACCTTCGACGTCGACGAGGACATCGCCGCGCCCTTCATCAACACCGCCAAGCCGGCGGTGGCGGTGCTGCGCGAGCAGGGCGTCAACGGCCACCTGGAGATGGCCTGGGCCTTCGACCATGCCGGCTTCGAGGCGGTGGACGTGCACATGAGCGACATCCTCGAGGGGCGGGTGTCCCTGGAGGACTTCCAGGGCCTGGTGGCCTGCGGCGGCTTCTCCTACGGCGACGTCCTGGGCGCCGGCGGTGGCTGGGCCAAGTCGGTGCTGTTCAATGCGCGTGCCCGGGAGCAGTTCGCCGGCTTCTTCACCCGCGACGACAGCTTCTCCCTGGGGGTCTGCAACGGCTGCCAGATGCTCGCCCAGCTCAAGGAGCTGATCCCCGGTGCCGAGGACTGGCCGCGCTTCGTGCGCAACGAGTCGGAGCAGTTCGAGGCCCGGGTGGCTATGGTACGGGTGGAGGAGAGCCCGTCGATCCTGCTCGCCGGCATGGAGGGCTCGCGGCTGCCGATCGCCGTGGCCCATGGGGAGGGACGCGCCGAGTTCCGCGACAGCGCCCACCTGCGCGGCATGCAGGGCTCAAGCCAGGTGGCGCTGCGTTACGTGGACAACTATGGCCAGGTCACCACCCGCTATCCGGCCAATCCCAACGGCTCGCCGTCGGGAATCACCGGCCTGACCACCCCGGACGGCCGGGTGACCATCATGATGCCGCACCCGGAGCGCGTGGTGCGGGCGGTGACCAACTCCTGGCGGCCTGCCGACTGGACCCGCGACGGGGCCTGGATGCGTCTGTTCCGCAACGCCCGGCGCTGGCTGGGCTGA
- a CDS encoding transposase, producing the protein MKAKTRPECPKCGSRVKRFPPGRHDQYHVYCDGCGHDFGRHDYFQAQFRHLLDDLEAQLKAVDNPSENGAT; encoded by the coding sequence ATGAAAGCGAAGACCCGCCCCGAATGCCCCAAGTGCGGCAGCCGAGTGAAGCGGTTCCCGCCGGGGCGCCATGATCAGTATCACGTCTATTGCGATGGCTGCGGTCACGACTTCGGTCGTCACGACTACTTCCAGGCCCAGTTCCGCCACCTCCTCGACGATCTGGAGGCCCAACTGAAGGCGGTCGACAACCCCTCGGAGAACGGCGCCACCTGA